The following are encoded in a window of Amycolatopsis lexingtonensis genomic DNA:
- a CDS encoding hydantoinase B/oxoprolinase family protein, translating into MTPAFDPVGLEVRWDRLASATDEAASTMLRTAFSTIIRESNDYTVVLMDRRGRTMAESRAGIPGFAALMSSLTGLVLARFPAADWQDGDAVITNDPWIATGHLPDIAMITPVFHRGALVAFAGTAAHSPDIGGTPALGATDLMSEGVLIPPLRLYRGGRVEPGVKDLLLANVRLPDPLWGDLEAQAAAHAVCRRRAREFLDDFGEPDFEGFAAEVHALAETAMRAAVRELPDGAYRASVDADGVEGHPTHIECAVTVRGDRIGIDYAGTSAQVPFPVNSTLNYTRAYSMYPLKILLDPATRTNWGSYRAIGVTAPEGTIVNPVFPAPVVARHLTGHLLSCAIYRALAPVLPGRVIADSGGAPALRVRFAGVDDAGRPFAQMLFANAGMGASREKDGLSTTAFPTNSGSGSIEAFEVASPLRFVRKELRPGSGGRGRRRGGLGQDVEVHNPTRRPVQLVVLGDRERHPALGLDGGEPGAAARAVLDTGESVPLKSISQLAPGASIVISFPGGGGFGAPEDREPDLVLADELGGYVR; encoded by the coding sequence ATGACACCCGCGTTCGACCCGGTCGGCCTCGAGGTCCGGTGGGACCGGCTCGCGTCCGCGACCGACGAGGCCGCGTCGACCATGCTGCGCACGGCCTTCTCGACCATCATCCGCGAATCCAACGACTACACCGTCGTGCTGATGGACCGCCGGGGGCGCACGATGGCGGAGTCACGGGCCGGCATCCCCGGCTTCGCGGCCCTGATGAGCTCGCTGACCGGGCTGGTCCTGGCGCGGTTCCCGGCGGCGGACTGGCAGGACGGCGACGCCGTGATCACCAACGACCCGTGGATCGCCACCGGGCACCTGCCGGACATCGCCATGATCACCCCGGTCTTCCACCGGGGCGCGCTCGTCGCCTTCGCCGGGACCGCCGCGCACTCGCCCGACATCGGCGGGACCCCGGCGCTGGGCGCCACCGACCTGATGTCCGAGGGCGTCCTCATCCCGCCGCTGCGGCTGTACCGGGGCGGCCGGGTCGAGCCGGGGGTCAAGGACCTCCTGCTGGCCAACGTCCGCCTCCCGGACCCGTTGTGGGGTGACCTGGAGGCGCAGGCCGCGGCGCACGCGGTGTGCCGGCGGCGCGCGCGGGAGTTCCTCGACGACTTCGGCGAGCCGGATTTCGAGGGGTTCGCCGCCGAGGTGCACGCGCTGGCCGAGACCGCGATGCGGGCGGCCGTGCGCGAGCTGCCGGACGGCGCGTACCGGGCGAGCGTCGACGCCGACGGGGTCGAGGGGCACCCGACGCACATCGAGTGCGCGGTCACGGTGCGCGGTGACCGGATCGGGATCGACTACGCCGGAACCTCGGCGCAGGTGCCGTTCCCGGTCAACTCCACCCTGAACTACACGCGCGCCTACTCGATGTACCCGCTGAAGATCCTGCTCGACCCGGCCACGCGGACGAACTGGGGTTCCTACCGGGCGATCGGCGTGACGGCTCCGGAGGGCACGATCGTCAACCCCGTGTTCCCCGCGCCCGTCGTCGCCCGGCACCTGACCGGGCATCTGCTGTCGTGCGCGATCTACCGGGCGCTCGCACCGGTGCTGCCCGGCCGGGTCATCGCCGACAGCGGGGGAGCGCCGGCGCTGCGGGTCCGGTTCGCCGGCGTCGACGACGCGGGCCGTCCGTTCGCGCAGATGCTCTTCGCCAACGCCGGAATGGGCGCGTCCCGGGAGAAGGACGGCTTGTCCACGACCGCTTTTCCGACGAACTCCGGCAGCGGCAGCATCGAGGCCTTCGAGGTCGCGTCCCCGCTCCGGTTCGTGCGCAAGGAACTTCGGCCGGGCTCGGGTGGCCGAGGCCGGCGCCGCGGCGGGCTGGGGCAGGACGTCGAGGTGCACAACCCGACCCGCCGCCCGGTCCAGCTGGTGGTGCTCGGCGACCGCGAACGGCACCCGGCGCTCGGGCTCGACGGCGGGGAGCCGGGCGCCGCGGCGCGGGCGGTGCTGGACACCGGGGAAAGCGTGCCGCTGAAGTCGATTTCGCAACTGGCGCCCGGTGCGTCGATCGTCATCTCGTTCCCCGGCGGTGGCGGGTTCGGCGCGCCGGAGGACCGTGAGCCGGACCTGGTACTGGCCGACGAGCTCGGCGGGTACGTCCGATGA
- a CDS encoding tartrate dehydrogenase, whose translation MPQRHRIAVIPGDGIGREVVPEGLRCLRAAAEAYGFKLETVHYGFACAEYWLRHGEMLPPDWKDVLGSFDALFFGAVGWPEVVPDHVSLWGSLLQLRRGFDQYVNLRPVRLLRGVRSPLRDHEPGDIDFLVVRENTEGEYSSIGGRIFEGTDRETVLQETVLTRTGVDRVLRYAFELAAARPRKHLTWATKSNGIAISMPYWDERAELMARQYPDVAADKDHIDILAAKFVLQPQRYDVVVASNLFGDILSDLGPACAGTIGIAPSANINPDRTWPSLFEPVHGSAPDIAGRGIANPVGQIWSGAMMLEHLGETAAAAGVLAAIETVLAGQPDVLTPDLGGSGTTDGLGTAIAAEIAHRKVVAS comes from the coding sequence GTGCCCCAGCGTCACCGCATCGCGGTCATCCCCGGCGACGGCATCGGCCGCGAGGTCGTCCCGGAGGGACTCAGGTGCTTGCGAGCCGCGGCCGAGGCCTACGGGTTCAAGCTCGAGACCGTCCACTACGGATTCGCCTGCGCCGAGTACTGGTTGCGGCACGGCGAGATGCTGCCGCCGGATTGGAAGGACGTGCTCGGCAGCTTCGACGCGCTCTTCTTCGGCGCCGTCGGGTGGCCCGAGGTGGTGCCCGACCACGTTTCGCTCTGGGGCAGCCTGCTGCAGCTGCGGCGGGGTTTCGACCAGTACGTGAACCTGCGGCCGGTGCGGCTGTTGCGAGGAGTGCGCAGCCCGCTGCGCGACCACGAGCCCGGTGACATCGACTTCCTCGTCGTCCGCGAGAACACCGAAGGCGAGTACTCGAGCATCGGCGGCCGGATCTTCGAAGGCACCGACCGCGAAACGGTGCTGCAGGAGACCGTGCTGACCCGGACCGGGGTGGACCGGGTGCTGCGCTACGCCTTCGAGCTCGCCGCCGCCCGCCCCCGCAAGCACCTGACGTGGGCGACCAAGAGCAACGGCATCGCCATCTCCATGCCCTACTGGGACGAACGCGCGGAGCTGATGGCGCGGCAGTACCCGGACGTCGCCGCGGACAAGGACCACATCGACATCCTCGCGGCCAAGTTCGTGCTCCAGCCGCAGCGGTACGACGTCGTCGTCGCGAGCAACCTTTTCGGCGACATCCTTTCCGACCTCGGGCCGGCCTGCGCGGGGACGATCGGGATCGCCCCGAGCGCCAACATCAACCCGGACCGGACGTGGCCGAGCCTGTTCGAGCCGGTCCACGGCTCGGCCCCCGACATCGCCGGGCGCGGGATCGCCAACCCCGTCGGGCAGATCTGGAGCGGCGCCATGATGCTCGAGCACCTGGGGGAGACCGCTGCGGCCGCGGGGGTCCTGGCCGCCATCGAAACCGTGCTCGCCGGACAGCCGGACGTGCTCACCCCCGACCTCGGCGGCTCCGGCACGACCGACGGCCTGGGCACGGCGATCGCCGCCGAGATCGCGCATCGGAAGGTGGTGGCGTCATGA
- a CDS encoding LysR family transcriptional regulator yields MERVTTSIDDLRFFHVVAASETLTAAARELQCSLPVVSKRLSALERRLDARLVHRGTRRLTLTSEGELFAARLEPILDQVHELEDLVTHRSGDLRGAIVVQATLGLGRAHVAPLLGEFTAAHPQVNVQLRTSALPLRPHRREFDLAVHVGTPPDSSLRMRRLAKNRRVPCAAPSYVERREMPERIEDLDDHDCIVLRENDGDFALWRFGDARNPRQVRVRGRLSSNDGDVVTDWALRGYGVIMRSEWQIRAHLESGALVRVLPDVPTPAADIYALRSDDVHVPRRISELIKYLAARLPERIAASPGKR; encoded by the coding sequence ATGGAAAGGGTGACCACCTCGATCGACGACCTCCGTTTCTTCCACGTCGTCGCGGCCAGCGAGACGCTGACGGCCGCCGCGCGCGAGCTGCAGTGCTCGCTCCCGGTCGTCAGCAAGCGCCTCAGCGCCCTGGAACGCCGGCTCGACGCCCGCCTGGTGCACCGCGGCACGCGACGGCTCACGCTGACCTCCGAGGGCGAACTGTTCGCCGCGCGCCTGGAACCGATCCTCGACCAGGTCCACGAACTCGAGGACCTCGTCACCCACCGCTCCGGGGACCTGCGGGGAGCCATCGTCGTCCAGGCCACCCTCGGCCTCGGCCGCGCGCACGTCGCCCCGCTGCTCGGCGAGTTCACCGCCGCGCATCCCCAGGTGAACGTCCAGCTGCGCACGTCCGCGCTGCCCCTGCGCCCGCACCGGCGCGAGTTCGACCTGGCCGTCCATGTCGGAACGCCACCGGACTCCTCGCTGCGGATGCGCCGGCTGGCGAAGAACCGCCGGGTGCCGTGCGCCGCGCCGTCCTATGTGGAGCGACGAGAGATGCCCGAGCGGATCGAGGACCTGGACGACCACGACTGCATCGTGCTCCGCGAGAACGACGGGGACTTCGCCCTGTGGCGCTTCGGAGACGCCCGCAACCCACGTCAGGTGCGCGTGCGCGGCCGCCTGTCGAGCAACGACGGCGACGTCGTGACCGACTGGGCACTGCGGGGGTACGGGGTGATCATGCGCTCGGAGTGGCAGATCCGCGCCCACCTCGAAAGCGGCGCCCTGGTGCGCGTCCTGCCCGACGTGCCGACGCCGGCCGCCGACATCTACGCCCTCCGGTCCGACGACGTCCACGTACCCCGCCGGATCAGCGAGCTGATCAAGTACCTCGCCGCGCGGCTGCCCGAGCGGATCGCCGCCTCCCCCGGAAAAAGGTGA
- a CDS encoding GMC family oxidoreductase: MAQEHYDYVVVGAGSAGCALAARLSEDPDLTVALVEAGPPARGRLFEIPALFSQQLKTAYDWDFETEPEPHLGGRRAYLPRGRAIGGTSSMNTMLYVRGHRHDYDTWAELGNKNWGYDDVLPFFKRSEDNQRGADDFHGVGGPLTVSDPVSVHPLLRGWVEAAQDAGHRPNPDFNGAEQDGVGYYQVTQRHGLRCSSAVAFLGPAAGRPNLTVLPSTLALRLRFDGDRATGLEVDHLGDVRTIGVTQEIILSLGAYNSPHLLLQSGVGPADELTAAGVTPVHDLPDVGRNLQDHAGCFLSFFSSTPPVVGPDTSAEEKQLRDNGTGPMAWTEVGGFLRSSDDVPAPDIQVHAALGIVRDQGLAAPLEPGMSFGPYVARPASRGSVRLRHSHPYAKPRIVHNYLDDADDRARLREGVRMCMEIAREGRLTSLLDGDLRTAADAGLAPRSDVDKDIDDYIRTQSFSFYHPSGTCMMGKVVDAELRVHGLANVRVADTSIMPTLVTGNTNAPAIMIGERAAAFLRGTDQEDRAS, translated from the coding sequence ATGGCCCAGGAGCACTACGACTACGTCGTCGTGGGCGCCGGATCGGCGGGGTGCGCGCTCGCCGCCCGGCTGTCCGAAGACCCGGACCTCACCGTCGCGCTCGTCGAAGCCGGGCCGCCCGCACGGGGCCGGCTCTTCGAGATCCCCGCCCTGTTCTCGCAGCAGCTCAAGACGGCCTACGACTGGGACTTCGAAACCGAACCCGAGCCGCACCTCGGCGGGCGGCGCGCCTACCTGCCGCGCGGCCGCGCGATCGGCGGCACCAGCTCGATGAACACGATGCTCTACGTCCGCGGCCACCGCCACGACTACGACACCTGGGCGGAGCTGGGCAACAAGAACTGGGGCTACGACGACGTCCTGCCGTTCTTCAAGCGCTCCGAAGACAACCAGCGCGGCGCCGACGACTTCCACGGCGTCGGCGGCCCGCTCACGGTGAGCGACCCGGTGTCCGTGCACCCCCTGCTGCGCGGCTGGGTCGAGGCGGCGCAGGACGCCGGGCACCGGCCGAACCCCGACTTCAACGGCGCCGAGCAGGACGGAGTCGGGTACTACCAAGTGACCCAGCGCCACGGCCTGCGGTGCAGCAGCGCGGTCGCGTTCCTGGGTCCGGCCGCCGGCCGGCCGAACCTGACCGTCCTGCCCTCGACGCTCGCCCTCCGGCTGCGCTTCGACGGCGACCGGGCCACCGGCCTGGAGGTCGACCACCTCGGCGACGTCCGCACGATCGGGGTGACGCAGGAGATCATCCTGTCGCTGGGCGCGTACAACTCGCCGCACCTGCTCCTGCAGTCCGGCGTCGGCCCGGCGGACGAGCTGACCGCCGCGGGCGTGACCCCCGTGCACGACCTGCCCGACGTCGGCCGGAACCTGCAGGACCACGCGGGCTGCTTCCTCAGCTTCTTCAGCAGCACCCCGCCGGTCGTCGGGCCGGACACCTCGGCCGAGGAAAAACAGTTGCGCGACAACGGAACCGGCCCGATGGCCTGGACCGAGGTCGGCGGGTTCCTCCGGTCGTCCGACGACGTCCCGGCGCCGGACATCCAGGTGCACGCCGCGCTGGGCATCGTCCGCGACCAAGGGCTGGCGGCACCGCTCGAGCCCGGGATGTCGTTCGGCCCGTACGTCGCCCGGCCCGCGAGCCGGGGCAGCGTCCGGCTGCGGCATTCGCACCCGTACGCCAAACCGCGGATCGTCCACAACTACCTCGACGACGCCGACGACCGCGCCCGGCTACGCGAAGGCGTCCGGATGTGCATGGAGATCGCCCGGGAGGGGCGGCTCACCTCGCTGCTCGACGGCGACCTGCGGACCGCCGCCGACGCCGGGCTCGCCCCGCGGTCCGATGTGGACAAAGACATCGACGACTACATCCGCACCCAGTCGTTCTCGTTCTACCACCCGTCCGGCACCTGCATGATGGGCAAGGTCGTCGACGCCGAACTGCGCGTGCACGGCCTGGCCAACGTCCGGGTCGCGGACACCTCGATCATGCCGACTCTCGTCACCGGCAACACCAACGCCCCGGCCATCATGATCGGCGAACGCGCCGCCGCGTTCCTCCGGGGCACCGACCAGGAAGACCGCGCCTCATGA
- a CDS encoding GMC oxidoreductase, with translation MTDPSVVTPDATGEIDTDVLIIGSGMGGGTLAWALRDSGARVLIAERGDFLPREPENSQPEQMYLKGRYKNAGRWFDGRTGEPFAPGVYYWVGGNTKFYGASLPRFRRSDFAEVEHQEGRSRAWPFSYDDLEPCYSRAERLFDVHGQVGEDPTEPPHSTPYPFPPLAHEPTIQRFADSLTAQGLHPFHTPNALDVETQADRAAVTTADGCPDGTGRKADAENRVVRPALAAGVKIMVRTEVTRLVTSEDGRRIVAAEALRDGRKVRITAKRVALAAGAVNSAALLLRSATPQHPAGLANSSGLLGRNYMVHNSTFFVGVNPLRTNPTQWQKTLGINDFYEAGPGTPFPLGNLQMLGKLRAPMLKPARAWAPMWALDFMSARSLDIYLTTEDLPSRDNRVRVDGDRILIDWTPTNVAPHRELVRRVTKLVRKAGYPLIFTQRMGIETNSHMCGTAVAGHDPADSVLDASCRSHDVENLWLADASFFPSSAALNPALTIAANALRIAPSVVAGLSA, from the coding sequence ATGACCGACCCGTCCGTCGTCACCCCCGACGCCACCGGCGAAATCGACACCGACGTCCTCATCATCGGCTCGGGCATGGGCGGCGGCACCCTCGCCTGGGCCCTGCGCGATTCCGGCGCACGCGTGCTGATCGCCGAACGCGGGGACTTCCTCCCCCGCGAGCCGGAGAACTCCCAGCCCGAGCAGATGTACCTCAAGGGCCGCTACAAGAACGCCGGGCGCTGGTTCGACGGCCGCACGGGCGAGCCGTTCGCCCCGGGCGTCTACTACTGGGTGGGCGGGAACACGAAGTTCTACGGTGCCTCGCTCCCCCGGTTCCGGCGCAGCGACTTCGCCGAGGTCGAGCACCAGGAAGGCCGTTCGCGCGCGTGGCCGTTCTCCTACGACGACCTGGAACCCTGCTACAGCCGGGCGGAACGGCTGTTCGACGTCCACGGCCAGGTCGGCGAAGACCCGACCGAACCCCCGCACTCGACGCCGTACCCCTTCCCGCCGCTCGCGCACGAGCCCACGATCCAGCGGTTCGCGGACTCGCTGACCGCCCAGGGCCTGCACCCGTTCCACACCCCGAACGCGCTCGACGTCGAAACCCAGGCGGACCGCGCCGCCGTCACCACCGCGGATGGCTGCCCGGACGGCACCGGGCGCAAGGCCGACGCCGAGAACCGGGTCGTGCGGCCCGCGCTGGCGGCCGGGGTGAAGATCATGGTGCGCACCGAGGTCACCCGGCTGGTCACGTCCGAGGACGGCCGCCGGATCGTGGCGGCCGAAGCGCTCCGCGACGGCCGCAAGGTCCGGATCACCGCGAAGCGGGTGGCGCTGGCGGCGGGCGCGGTGAACTCCGCGGCCCTGCTGCTGCGTTCGGCGACGCCGCAGCACCCGGCGGGGCTCGCCAACTCCTCGGGCCTGCTTGGCCGCAACTACATGGTCCACAACAGCACGTTCTTCGTCGGGGTGAACCCGCTGCGCACCAACCCGACGCAGTGGCAGAAGACGCTGGGGATCAACGACTTCTACGAAGCGGGTCCTGGCACGCCGTTCCCGCTGGGCAACCTGCAGATGCTCGGCAAGCTCCGCGCCCCGATGCTCAAGCCCGCGCGAGCGTGGGCGCCGATGTGGGCGCTGGACTTCATGTCCGCGCGCAGCCTGGACATCTACCTGACGACCGAAGACCTGCCTTCCCGGGACAACCGGGTGCGCGTCGACGGCGACCGGATCCTGATCGACTGGACGCCCACCAACGTCGCGCCGCACCGGGAGCTGGTCCGCCGGGTGACGAAGCTGGTCCGCAAGGCCGGCTACCCGCTGATCTTCACCCAGCGCATGGGCATCGAGACGAACTCGCACATGTGCGGCACCGCGGTGGCGGGCCACGACCCGGCGGACAGCGTGCTCGACGCGTCCTGCCGCAGCCACGACGTCGAGAACCTGTGGCTGGCGGACGCGTCGTTCTTCCCGTCGTCGGCGGCGCTCAACCCGGCGTTGACGATCGCGGCCAACGCCCTGCGGATCGCGCCGTCGGTCGTGGCGGGGCTGTCTGCTTGA
- a CDS encoding LLM class flavin-dependent oxidoreductase — translation MDYGIKLDGLSAEDVRGLARPIDDSGLDELWVVEDLGLAGGFAQAATLLADTSAVRVGLGISPAAVRNPAYLAMEIATLARMHPGRFRAGIGHGMPGWLRQVGAHPASLMTALEEVTDAVRRLLAGETVTLHGGHVRLEEVALTHPPRIPPTLHLGVRGPKGVALAARAADGVILAEGSGPAYVRSVRDAVGPGRRITVFAWLCLRPERDAARAALRPVVERALGQEFMRFQLGTARGVEDALAEVTVSGDLADCVRQLEILEEAGADAVVFAPLPGDERDQVDALRDTLLPAIRR, via the coding sequence GTGGACTACGGAATCAAGCTGGACGGCTTGTCCGCCGAGGACGTGCGCGGGCTGGCCCGGCCGATCGACGATTCGGGCCTCGACGAGCTGTGGGTCGTGGAGGACCTGGGGCTGGCCGGCGGGTTCGCCCAGGCGGCCACGCTCCTCGCGGACACCTCGGCGGTGCGGGTCGGGCTCGGCATCAGCCCCGCGGCCGTGCGGAACCCGGCCTACCTGGCGATGGAGATCGCCACACTGGCCCGGATGCACCCGGGCCGGTTCCGGGCCGGGATCGGGCACGGCATGCCCGGCTGGCTCCGGCAGGTCGGCGCCCACCCGGCGAGCCTGATGACCGCGCTCGAGGAGGTGACGGACGCCGTCCGGCGCCTGCTGGCCGGGGAGACGGTGACGCTGCACGGCGGCCACGTCCGCCTCGAGGAGGTCGCGTTGACCCACCCGCCGCGGATCCCGCCCACGCTGCACCTCGGCGTGCGGGGCCCGAAGGGCGTGGCGCTCGCGGCCCGGGCGGCCGATGGCGTGATCCTGGCCGAGGGCTCCGGCCCGGCCTACGTCCGCTCGGTGCGGGACGCGGTCGGTCCCGGCCGGCGGATCACGGTGTTCGCCTGGCTGTGCCTCCGGCCGGAGCGCGACGCCGCCCGGGCCGCCCTCCGGCCCGTCGTCGAGCGGGCACTCGGGCAGGAGTTCATGCGGTTCCAGCTGGGGACCGCGCGCGGTGTCGAAGACGCGCTGGCCGAGGTGACGGTCTCGGGTGACCTCGCCGATTGCGTGCGGCAGCTCGAGATCCTGGAGGAGGCAGGCGCGGACGCCGTCGTCTTCGCGCCGCTTCCGGGGGACGAGCGGGACCAGGTCGACGCCTTGCGCGACACGCTCCTGCCGGCGATCCGGCGCTGA